The Devosia sp. MC521 genome segment TTGGAAATTGCGCGCGCACTCATGCATGATTCAAAAATCCTACTGCTGGACGAACCCACAGTGGGGCTTGATGCGCAAACGCGCGAGCGCATCTGGGGCTATATCCGCAAACTACAGGCCGATCGTGGCCTGACCGTTCTGGTTACAACCCACTATATTGAGGAAGTTGAGGCCTGCGACCGGGTCTGCATCATCGATCATGGCAAAGTGCTTGCGCTAGACACGCCCGATGCGCTGCGCGCGGCGCATGGCCAGCAAGTGCTGCATGTCACACCACGGTCCGAGGCGGATCGTGCCGCCATCCTGAGTCAATATGCGGACCGGTTGATCTCCCAAACCCCCGTCGACGTGACGCTGCGGTCCGACGAGGCCTTTGTTGAGACCTTCCTTGGCGCCTACGGCACGAGAGTGTCAAACTTCGTCAATGCCATCCCAAGCCTTGAAACAGTGTTTTTGACTCTCACCGGACGCGAGTTGCGCGACCGGGCGGCGACCGCGCGTGAGCGCACAGCCGCCTTTGGCAAACGCGGCGGGGAGCACACACGATGAGCATGCAAGAAAAGTCACTGCCAACACGCTACTCCTCGCGCTTCCTGATCCAGCTCAATGGGCTTTACGGCCTCTGGATGCGCGAGGTCATGCGCGCCTTTCGCGATAAGGGACAATTGATCGGTGGCGTCAGTCGCCCGATCTTGTGGGTGCTGATCCTCGGCATTGGCCTCAACCCCTATTTCCGCGGTGAAGTGTATGGCTCGGTTACGTTTGTCGT includes the following:
- a CDS encoding ABC transporter ATP-binding protein; amino-acid sequence: MTSSQEGIRVADVSKRYGRTLALDGVSFEVKPRELFALLGPNGAGKTTLMHILSTVLRPDSGTAELAGHNVVTAPLEARDALGIIFQEPSLDDRLTLRENLNLHGLVFGIPRRHRLNRINEMLALVELTEWADKPARALSSGMKRRLEIARALMHDSKILLLDEPTVGLDAQTRERIWGYIRKLQADRGLTVLVTTHYIEEVEACDRVCIIDHGKVLALDTPDALRAAHGQQVLHVTPRSEADRAAILSQYADRLISQTPVDVTLRSDEAFVETFLGAYGTRVSNFVNAIPSLETVFLTLTGRELRDRAATARERTAAFGKRGGEHTR